The following is a genomic window from Plasmodium berghei ANKA genome assembly, chromosome: 9.
ataaaaaagtttaaaacatataatacGATTTTTGATAAATGCGCAAATGTATACTCACATATGATAGTTCAATTAAAAACACACTcaatattacatatatgtatgtgtTTACTTGTATAATCGCAAAAAGTGTATATTCTTTGCGTATATATGAGCAATATACCATACTTAATTCTTCTTCtttaattatgaaaattaaacaaattcaaaatattgaaGTACATTGTCAAAATGTGGACGTGGTGTGTGTGTACCCCTTCTTATGGTTATGCACATGTGGATCATggttgaaaaaaaataaataaagttGTAGTTCcaattaaaaagaaaaaacgAATTATGGTGACGAGGAAGCGGATTAATTACCTACCCTGTAAAtgcataattttaaattatatatcatCCCTTTATTACTGCAACAGGTCTCAGACGAAAGCACTTATTAGATATTCCTGAGTCATGACATGTTTGAACCACCTCtgaaacatttttataagatTCTGGTGCTTCTTCCATAATTAGTTTTGGTGAAGCAACTCgtattgatatatttttttcctttaaGTTACTTAATACATCAGAATATGATAATGCATTTCTACTTTTATTTCTACTTAAAGCTCGTCCTGCCCCATGACATGTAGATCCAAATGTGTTTTCCATTGCTTTTTCAGTTCCTGTTAATACATATGAATATGTTCCCATTGTACCACCTATTAATATTGGCTGACCACAATATTGATAATCTAAAGGTACTAATGGATGAAAAGGCGGGAATGCTCTAGTTGATCCTTTTCTATGTACAAGTAGATTTTGTACTTTAccattaataaaatgttcTTCAATTTTTGCTATATTATGTGAAACATCATATATTACATGCATATCTAAATCATCAGGTGATtgattaaatatttttgaaaatgcTTGTCTAGCTAAAAATGTCATAGAAGATCTATTAATCCATGCAAAATTACAAGCAGCTCCCATTGCTTTTAAATAGTTTTGTCCTTCGGGTGAATGGATAGGTGTGCAAGCTAATTGCTTATCtattacatttattttatatttgctcataattttttccatttctATTAAGGCATCAGTAGCAATTTGATGCCCCAATCCTCTACTACCTGAATGAATCATAATACATacttgattttttttttcaattccCATTAATTTAgcactttttttattataaatttcatCAACTATTTGTATTTCTGCATAATGATTTCCAGCGCCTAATGTGCCCATTTGTGTGATTCCTCTTTTTTTAGCTCGAACAGATACATAATCACTATTAGCATATAAGCTTCTACCATTGTCTTCACAATTTAGTTTATCTTCTATCCATGAGTATCCTTCTTTAACTGACCAATCCATACCTAAAGATAATGCATCatctaaattattttgattacataaaataaaccCTTGAGAGCCAACTCCTACTGGTATATGATTAAAAAGTAGTTGAGCTAATTCTTCTTGCTTATCTTTAATATCgttgtaaaataaatttgttcGAATTAATCGTACTCCGCAATTTATATCAAATCCTACCCCACCTGGGGATATAACAGctttttcattattcaTATCAAATGCTGCAACATTGCCTATTGAAAATCCATAACCTGCATGAACATCGGGTAATGCGATAGAAGCTTTAACAATTCCGGGAAGAGTTGAGACATTAGCTATTTGTATTACAGCAGGGAGAAATGTAGagcatttatttaattggtacatttttatttcttcatctattaataattttaatttttcatttacaTAGATATTCCCTTCTACATTCATACCCGGAACAAGCCCTTTGTTTATTCGATAGAGATTCTTctcatttgttttttcaatGTATTTGAATACATCCTCGCTTTTTCCATGTTTCATCATTGGATCAATCTACCAAAAAGCAgataaaaggaaataacaataatagtaataatatatatatatatatatatacatgcgTATGCGTAAGTTTGTCTATATGTATATGAAACGGATGTGATAAAAATGGtggtaatatattttgttcattgAAGATTTGGTAGTTCAATTTATGTGTGCGTGATTgttaatatgtataaataatttatggTTATACTTTAATACAgcattaaattttcaatcttaataatttttttttgtcccCAAATACAAACATatgtatttaatttttaaacatatttttcttataattaataaaaataatataacatttttgttaccttatatttttaagtaCAAAGaacataatatttaattttgaattattttaataaaaatatacaaaaaaaattcttttAGTTTTTCAGTCCATTAATTTGTTCTTTTTTCCTTTCTTTTAAAGTATGTGTGACatatatttcct
Proteins encoded in this region:
- a CDS encoding tRNA-splicing ligase RtcB, putative, which encodes MMKHGKSEDVFKYIEKTNEKNLYRINKGLVPGMNVEGNIYVNEKLKLLIDEEIKMYQLNKCSTFLPAVIQIANVSTLPGIVKASIALPDVHAGYGFSIGNVAAFDMNNEKAVISPGGVGFDINCGVRLIRTNLFYNDIKDKQEELAQLLFNHIPVGVGSQGFILCNQNNLDDALSLGMDWSVKEGYSWIEDKLNCEDNGRSLYANSDYVSVRAKKRGITQMGTLGAGNHYAEIQIVDEIYNKKSAKLMGIEKKNQVCIMIHSGSRGLGHQIATDALIEMEKIMSKYKINVIDKQLACTPIHSPEGQNYLKAMGAACNFAWINRSSMTFLARQAFSKIFNQSPDDLDMHVIYDVSHNIAKIEEHFINGKVQNLLVHRKGSTRAFPPFHPLVPLDYQYCGQPILIGGTMGTYSYVLTGTEKAMENTFGSTCHGAGRALSRNKSRNALSYSDVLSNLKEKNISIRVASPKLIMEEAPESYKNVSEVVQTCHDSGISNKCFRLRPVAVIKG